A region of Nostoc sp. 'Peltigera membranacea cyanobiont' N6 DNA encodes the following proteins:
- a CDS encoding NYN domain-containing protein, which yields MPNEAANQEQNFLIDLLRATYQNQEVYPILQHNLSKLNDDLALMLRKWVSDRFAKEPAIAINLARVIIKLSTIIQEFEQGNLASNLGIAIAGYETVLPIVTHEAFPKEWDIVQQALITAYQQRQQIFSTTIGELREQTFQNQTQINVLTEQLQEDLQQAKLQVNDLKITITQLKQEVVSSESTQRITSLIAEFQELKQRQIRVEQVTTTNISPKSEQFNTAIFYDIENLTMGRSNPNLNFSLKQIQTNLENTNIVNKIAIQCAYADWSDSRLRLLKNEIQELGIEAIQIFDYSHKRNAADMQLAIDVMELAQSRPTLQVFVIVSGDGAFAALAKKLHEYGKTVIGCAYEVQINRILKSVCDRFIPIPAPHGDLNTKPLPKSLSAKISS from the coding sequence ATGCCAAATGAAGCTGCTAACCAGGAGCAAAACTTCCTAATTGATTTATTAAGAGCGACTTATCAAAATCAGGAAGTATATCCAATTCTGCAACATAACTTAAGTAAACTCAACGATGATTTAGCTTTAATGCTGCGAAAATGGGTAAGCGATCGCTTTGCTAAAGAACCTGCCATTGCTATTAATTTAGCTAGGGTCATTATCAAACTGAGTACCATTATTCAAGAGTTTGAACAAGGGAATCTTGCGAGTAATTTGGGAATTGCGATCGCTGGTTATGAAACAGTTCTACCGATTGTTACCCATGAGGCTTTTCCTAAAGAATGGGATATCGTCCAGCAAGCTTTGATAACAGCTTATCAGCAACGCCAGCAAATTTTCTCTACAACCATTGGTGAACTTCGAGAGCAGACTTTCCAAAACCAGACTCAAATCAATGTATTAACTGAGCAATTGCAAGAAGACTTACAACAAGCAAAGCTGCAAGTCAATGACTTAAAAATAACAATTACGCAGTTAAAACAGGAAGTAGTAAGTTCCGAGTCAACACAAAGAATAACGTCTTTAATAGCTGAGTTTCAAGAGTTAAAGCAGCGTCAGATTCGCGTAGAGCAAGTTACTACTACTAACATTTCGCCGAAAAGTGAGCAATTCAACACAGCTATTTTCTATGATATTGAAAACTTAACAATGGGTAGAAGCAACCCGAACTTAAATTTTTCTCTCAAACAAATTCAAACAAATCTGGAAAACACTAATATAGTTAATAAAATTGCTATCCAATGTGCTTATGCTGACTGGAGTGATTCTCGATTAAGGCTACTCAAGAATGAGATTCAAGAACTTGGTATTGAAGCGATTCAAATTTTTGATTATAGTCACAAACGGAATGCAGCAGATATGCAACTAGCCATTGATGTCATGGAATTAGCTCAGAGTCGTCCTACACTGCAAGTTTTCGTTATTGTATCAGGTGATGGTGCATTCGCCGCCTTAGCTAAAAAGCTCCATGAATATGGAAAAACTGTAATTGGATGTGCTTACGAAGTACAAATTAATCGTATTCTTAAATCTGTTTGCGATCGCTTTATACCGATACCTGCTCCCCACGGAGATTTAAACACTAAACCATTGCCAAAATCCTTAAGTGCCAAAATATCCTCCTAA
- a CDS encoding D-alanyl-D-alanine carboxypeptidase family protein: MKLTIRKQKNITRFFRKASFIGIVIGMIFVLVASNEITHHQFARTAQPLNVCSTTGSSPCIDTSKEITSKPFIPNPELNEKQRFLSAVSQKLATIPQAGTYEYTLLRTYGAVFVNQDVGIKLPPKNILANEQETQEFQSTLTMAHVDDTNDCYLQKSAADALNKAQVKQHIPLKSGYGSGDCTRTFNTNLRFWQKYANNQTLAKVQQGKETKILGLVAPPGTSQHLWGLAIDLRVGSKEQRKALNQNGWFQTVENDVPHWTYVGLTEDNLPLFGFNKQVIQGITYWITPL; this comes from the coding sequence AGCTCACCATCAGAAAACAAAAAAATATTACTAGATTTTTTAGAAAGGCAAGTTTTATCGGTATAGTTATCGGGATGATTTTTGTCTTAGTAGCTAGTAATGAGATTACCCACCACCAATTTGCTAGAACTGCTCAACCATTAAATGTATGCTCGACAACTGGTTCATCACCTTGCATAGATACCTCTAAAGAGATAACATCAAAACCATTTATTCCCAACCCGGAATTAAATGAAAAACAGCGTTTTTTATCTGCGGTTAGCCAGAAATTAGCCACAATTCCCCAGGCTGGTACTTATGAATATACTTTGCTGCGAACTTATGGGGCAGTCTTTGTAAACCAAGATGTTGGAATTAAATTACCGCCCAAAAATATCCTTGCTAATGAACAGGAGACTCAAGAGTTTCAATCTACTTTAACAATGGCTCATGTTGATGATACTAATGATTGTTATTTACAAAAATCGGCGGCTGATGCTCTAAATAAAGCGCAAGTTAAACAACATATACCGCTAAAATCTGGTTATGGTTCTGGTGATTGTACTCGCACCTTTAACACAAATTTAAGATTTTGGCAAAAATATGCTAATAATCAAACTTTAGCAAAAGTTCAACAGGGCAAAGAAACAAAAATTCTCGGTTTAGTTGCACCTCCCGGAACTTCACAACATCTCTGGGGATTAGCAATTGATTTACGAGTAGGTAGTAAAGAACAAAGAAAAGCTCTCAATCAAAATGGTTGGTTTCAAACTGTAGAAAATGATGTTCCACATTGGACTTATGTAGGTTTAACTGAAGATAATTTACCTCTATTTGGTTTTAACAAACAAGTTATCCAAGGCATTACTTATTGGATTACACCACTTTGA